Within Salarias fasciatus chromosome 15, fSalaFa1.1, whole genome shotgun sequence, the genomic segment GTCCCAGCAGCGTGTGGTCCTCCGAGGCCTCGCTGCTCTTGGTGTGGACCCAGTCGCCGTCGTCGGTGGAGGGCTGGATCATCCCGCAGATGTTCTCAAGCTCAAAGGCGCACTGGTCCAGCAGCGTGAGCGGGGCGGCTGGGGTAGAAGACGGCCAGGACCTTAGCTTTAACTTGACCCACGGATTTGACGACAGCGAGTCAGACCGGCGACGCGATACGTACTGCAGTTGTACATGCGGTTGAGCCTGAACGTGTCCATCTCACTGAAGTCCAGGTACTGGCCTATGATGTTCTGGAATGCGGGAATcttggtggtgatggtggggaTGGAGTCGTTCTTGTTGAAGGAGAAGGGCCTGTAGTGCATGACGGACTCGTAGTCGTACGCCGTGTTCTGATCGGTGATGAAGTCGTCTTCGTATTTATTGAAGTTGTGTTCCTTTCCTGGAGAGAATGCAGCGGTTTCAAACGACATGCCGCAAAAATGTCCCAATAAGAAACATCAGTACAGCTCCAGTGAAATCACTAAGAGGCCTTATGGTTATCCTACAATACCGTTTTGTTGAGAAGACTCTTCAATGAATCTCTGTTCCTGGACTCACCttcctccacctggtccagccAGATGTTGACGTAGTCGTCCCGGTCTGTGCGGGACTGCTCGTGGTAAAACCCCAGTGCGTGGAGGAGCTCGTGCTCAATGACGGCCTTGTGGTCACAGCCGGTTCCCAAAGACAAGATCTGACCGACCTGCTGGTCTCCAACGTAGGAGTAGCACCTGTGGCGACGGGAAGAGCTCATTCAGGTCGTTGATCACAAACGTTGGCCATTTCTTAGCAGCTTCCAGCATCCAGGGACATTTTATTAGACTCCGGCTTACATAAAAGGATTCCTCCTTTACTGGAGGACATGAACTTTAATGTGTAATTAAAGGTAATCATTAACACGGCCATCACTTTACAGTACCCTCCTCGCTTCTCGAACTTGATGAAGGTCTTTTCTCCCTCGTATGGCTTGAAGTCGATGCAGGACTTGAGTCGATACATCTCAAACGCCTGATGGACGCAGCCTTTGGCGTTCAGGTCTGAGGGAGGCAGTCAGGAGAAAATGTTATATACCTTTGGTCTCGTGCAGACTTccccatcagtctgtccagtttATTCAAACTGGTGGGTCTTTCTTCAATCTTggacagtgtttttgttttcttttaaaacccTACATCAGTCTGTTATTCTCCAGTCAGCAGCTGTTAAGGTGCGAGGACTGCAGGAATATTGCGAACTTGTGAAGCTTAGCTGAATTTCCATGCAATATTCTTATTGCAGAATATTGTAGTGCAGAGTGTTTGTTGGGAttttttaccatttgctttttggGGTGGCAGGCTGCATTGGAGCCTTGCGcaggcccatgggccttatgtttaaccCCTCGGCTCAAGAGTGATTGCCAGGTGTGGTTGTGGCTCAGCTGGTTGAGGGTACAAGCCTCCACATTGCCCCGTCTGTGTTGCTATCATGATCATTGTATAAATGCGGTAGGTCATGTAAAGACTGCTGAAGGGGTATATTGTGTAGGACTGGTGTTGTAGACTCATCTAAATCTTTTCAAGATGATGGGTCTTCCTACTTGAAGTGTTCGTTTAGCTGGTTTCATACATTTATAGTTACGGCGGTTTTATCACGTCAGAGAAACTCACCCAGATCATCACCCAGAATGTACGGAATGGGAAACTTCCACCTGTATCTCTGGTCCAGCAGAGCATTCCTCCCCCCCtgctgtaaaaacattttttaagacCGACTTTATCTGCCATCATAAACCTAATCATTTGACAACAATGCGCGTAGTGCCGGGTGCAAAGAGACCAATCCGAGCAATAAAATAATAACGCTTGCCAACACGACAATAACAAGATGATTCCATATTTTCAAGGAAACTGCTCGTTAAATTACAACAAATAGCTTCAAATATAAACTCACTGGGATTAAAATGTCGCCTTCCATGAGGTTTTCCTTCGACCCTGTAGCAAGAAGTAAAAGCAGACCTGTCAGGAAAGAGTCTCTCTGGTAATGAAGCAATTAAACGCTGAGTCTCACCCTTGTTTAAGATGGGGCTCTCATCCTCCCCGTTCTCATAGACCTCTGTAAAACACAGATTTCACTTAGAGCGTCTCATCATCTCCATAAGCTTTCAAGCCTTTCCTGAATAAAGATGATACTCGTCACGTACCGTGCACTACAGGAAGAGCTGGTATCTGTACAAAGCAAAACCGGCAAGAGTCAGCATGGAGACCATGTAACGAGCGCTGGAGACACACGATGAATCCATACTTACAGCGACGGAGCAGGCCAGGACCAGCAgtccacacagcagcaggagtctCTCCATCACcatgttgagcagcagcagggaaacCGTCCCGCGGTAGAGGTGTGGTGAGACCTTAAGACGTGGATGGGCCAGCTGTAAAGACCGACTGCAGGACTTTGACTGATTGATGTCGCGTTTTACACCTGCCTGTGTTCGTTGGTCACACCCgagtctcctctgctctgcaacAGCTCAGCAGTGATGTGTTAATGTTTGAAGATTTTGTGTGGTCAGCATTTAGAACTGCTGCCACGCACAGTGCCTGCAGGCTGATGGGGCGACGCGAGGTTCGACTGAACCTCATGTTACCAGGTTCAGCCTGTTCTGTCGACTCAAGCTCCCTTTACAtgacgtttcaaatgaaaacacttaatttttgtgtcagaaaagtttcgcattTTCACAGAAAAGCCCTGAAAAAGAGATGTTTGTTTACACTGGCATGCAGTTAGCATGTACAGCggctagtgggtgctgttggatGTTGGACATTCGTTATTCCAGGTGACCCCAGGAGAATATTGCCTGGAGGTCACGACACCATCGTccatctatacacacacacacacacacacacacacacacacacgcacacgcgtgcaggagaactatttactatggcAGTGGTGCTCATtcgcagcagcagtgtttccaccACCAGCAGGAAGGCGGGCCTGAGCGTTTCCACAAAATTCCACTTCCAGAGCCATTCTGAAAAAGTTCCAtcatcagcagctccatccaCTGTTGTTGCATAAAAAGGATGAAGGtaaagtgttttcaaatatGCCTTTGAATTGATTTGTGACAAATAACAAAAAGTATTAGTGACACTGATGAGTACTTCCAACTGTAAATGTAAATCCACACACAGTTCACGTTTGATCTGGTTTCTTTTAGCTGTCCAAAAATAAGCATGTGAGGTTAATGACCTGAATATGAGTGATTGTGAATCAACATTCTAATTCTctctacttgtttttttttatataacagaAACAAATTAATTTCACACTTGACCTTCAGTTTTATGAGTTTAGGATACATTATGtcttaatgcaaaaaaaaagttcacccGATCACGTCTTTTCTGGCGCCCTCTGGAGGTCAGCAGGAGTATTGCTGAGTTTCTTATTGTTACAGTACCTGACTCTTACCAATAGGTGGAGACAGATGCTAACATACAGACAGCATTTAACTGTCAGAAAGTgacttctttaaaaagaaaaatgacccatatatatatctatctatctatctatctatggtaaaaggtaaatggactacacttatatagtgctttttcatctgcattagcagagaccaacgctctttacactgcaggatcacattcacccattcacacacacattcatacaccggtggaggcggctgccatgcaaggcactcagtccatccaccggGGGCAactcagggttcagtgtcttgcccaaggacacttcgacatgcagacagggggagacgaGAATCAAACttacaacctcccgattgtcagacgactgctctccccactgaaccacagccgccctatctatctatcgatctatatatatatatatatatatatatatatatatatatatatatatatatatatatatatatatatatatatatatatatgtatatatataatctGTGGTTGTATTactaaaagaaaacaatgtcaccCAGTAAAGCGGAGTGATTGTGattttccttcaaaaaaaagCCCTTCAAATCTTGTAATATCATTAATTTAAGATCACTTTGATGCTGATCTTATTTGATAATTCTCTGCTGCCACAGACTGATTCCAGTTGTGTTGGATCAGATACCTCTCAGTGAAGATCAAGGGAATTATTGGTCCTGGTTCCTTAGATATTTGTTTCAGTTGAATTTAGAATGAATCCCTGACAAAACTGTCAACAAgtggacaaaataaaaaagaaggcTGTAAGTATTCAAATAGATAATAAAGGCATAAAGAAAGTAAGAGTAGTTCCCTAAAGGTCCCTGATAGACCAGCGTAGGactaaagaaaacacagaaagagttCAAGTCAATGGGATGGAGAACTTTTAGGCCTGATGGAGCTCAGACAGGATGATGCTGGGGAGGTCCCTCCAAGACTCAGGTCACCTGACATACAGATCATTATTATCCTTGCAACCTGTGATCTGATTCATGAAAACAGCtaaataattcagaattaaCAGTTAATTGACTGTTAATTGTACACTGGcatgttttcatgctgttcAAGGAGAGACCATGAATGATGCCTTCAGAGATTTAaacctgaactctgaacttTCTGCCAGTATCTGTGCTACCACGCAGCCCAGAGCCCAGGTATCGATGGAATGGTCCGAGCAGTCCAAGAGAATGACTTTTCATGAAATGGACAAGACTGACGTCCAGCCTCTCCAGCACCAGGCAGTAAAGATCATACCATGAAGAAGTGAATCCATTGGACCATGTTGAAGTTCACTGAGCCCAAATCGGTCATCATCTTCAGAAAGTTGGCCTGGAAACAGAGCAGATCGCAGCAAATCTCATGTTAGAGAAAGTGTTTTTGGATGTGCTGCGAAATGTGAGACTTTTCTGTTACTGCACCTCGTTCTTTAGGTCAGCAATGGATTTAGTTTCTTTAACAGTTTTCAAAGCAACCATCTTCCCGCAGAGGGTGACCTTGCAGAAGCTCCACCTGCCCAGGACCTTCTCCTTCCCATACtccaaggtggaggaggagattaTCTCTCCAATCAGGGAAATCGTGCTGTTTATCAGATCATATTGAGACATCTATAATGTCAAATAAATTGTAGATGAAGACAATCTAAGATAaatttgaaaagatttttttacataaacatgaaacatgCATTCAAACATCAATTTAAATTCTAAATTCTTACAAATTTTTTCACTCATACCtacactgctgtttttcagtaaaGAAATTATCACAGTAGTTATAATTTTGGTATATAAACAATTCAAATAGTTTAAATTTGAGAAATTTCATGCACCATTCGGCCACACACAATCATCCAATCATCATCACCACTTTAGATGCAGAAAAAGCCTTCGATAGAGTAAACTGGTCATTCTTCATCCATACCCTCAACAGATTTGGCTTTGGGGAGTCATTTATTAACTGGGTCAGAACACTATACACTTCCCCTACAGCCACAGTTATTACTTACGGACAAACTTCACAACAATTCACTCTTCACAGGGGGACCAGGCAAGGATGACCACTCACCCCCTCTCTGTTTACCATTTTTATTGAACCCCTAGCAGCAGCCATTCGTCAGAACCCCCTCATTACTGGAATCCAAACGCCCAACATGCACCATAAAATCAGCCTCTATGCAGACGATATTTTACTCTTCATTCAGAACCCACAATCGTCACTATCAGAAGTAATAAAAGTTATCaactctttttcctctctctctgactgctcCATAAATTGGAACAAATCATCCACATTACCATTAAACACCAGCAGTTTGGATGTGGCAGCCCTCACCACACCCATCCCCTTCTGCGCAAGTCACATCACTTACTTAGGAATCCATATTTCTCCCAGGCTGTCAGAGTTGATTACTTTAAATTTCACTCCATTACTCAAAACAATAAACGATGATCTCCAACGATGGATGAACATACCACTATCACTATTAGGCAgaatagcaacaataaagatgacAATCCTCCCCAAAATTAACTATCTCCTTTCAATGATTCCCTCTCACCCACCTCTCATCTGGTTTAACTCTCttgattcatccatcaataaattctattggaaaaataaacccccaagaataaaactgaccacacttcagaaaacaaaaacattaggcGGACTCAATGCACCAAATTTTCACCACTATTCACTAGCAAATCAACTTCAGTATATCTACAAATGGACCCACCCCACTCAGTCAGACAACACTTGGTTAGACATAGAACAGACAGTTagtaatgaaatacatttagcAGATTTACCATTCCTCACTCAGTCTATCAAAAAACACCCCTGTTTCAAAAACCCCACAATATCATCAGctctgacagcctggtggaAATTTCATGGCATCACTGACTCCACTCTGGCACCCTCACTCTTCACCCCCATCTGGCACAACCCGGACTTCACCAGCAATAAACAACCGTTACACTTAAGCACCTGGGCAGATAAAGGGATCactcacctcaaacacatcttcaacaaTAACACCCTGGTCCCATTCCCGCTCCTGGTCCAGAAGTTTGGCATCAGGAGCCAACAGTTTTTACAATACCTGCAGGTTTCATCACCCATCCAAtcagcaatgaaaaacagaaacataaacctCGACCTCCCCCCTTCAGCTTTTACCCTCATTAATATCTCCTCTTCAAAAAAACTCTGATCTAAAATATCCAAGTTAATTTCACAGACCGATACAATATCATCTATACCTTCAGAAAAATGGCAAACAGATCTCACAATTGCTCCTGATGCCGACTTCTGGCCCCAAATCTGcaagaacattttcttcatgaCAACAAATGCCAACCTACAACTCATCCAATACAAAATCATTCATAGAACACATCTGACtggacaaaaaatgcaaaaaacggGCTTCTCATCATTCGATaactgttcacactgcacagaaaactgcacagatGCCTACATTCATGCAACCTGGCACTGCACACCTGTCCACCACTTCTGGAAAAACATTACAGACATCCTGTCACAAATCATGGGCTGCCACATCCCGCTTTCCCCCACCCTCTGTTTATTAGGAGACCTATCCACATCAAAACTTGATCATACACAAAACCGTTTACTTCTCGTGGCGCGAGCTGTTGCCAAGAAAACTATCCTCATGAACTGGAAATCACGGAACTCCATACATATTACACCCTGGAAAAACCTCCTCATCGACTACATCTCTCTagaaaatacaaactcctcTGATACCCCCCACAACCCCATCTGGCAAACATTCATTAACTCTCTGTAATCATGACCCACAGGAAGCCACTCTCACATAACatacttattgttgtttttgttattgttattgttgtttttgttgttgttgtcatcattattattggGGGTGGCAGAGCGTGCAGTGGTGTCGGTGTTGTGGTAGCAGTGACGGTGATTGattgttgttgtcattattgttgttactgttattgttgttcctattgttgctatcattgttgttattgttgttgttatattgaggtttagttatttatttatttattttttattttattttttttttttttgctgcagctgtcactgatGGTCATGATGCTTGAGTTTGTTGCCTCAAACCGCCACTGTTGATATCCCTGCGTTtgctattcatttgtttttgctttgtataATTTACTTGTTGATTTACTTTttgtattgttattatttatttattatttttttgtttttgtttgttggtttcctTGGTGGCAGAgttctgttgctgttattattgttttgattatttggctgttgttttccttacgattgtttgtatatgtatgtattgtgcacatgtgtgaatgtatgtatgtatgcgggtatgaatgtgtgtgtatatctttatgtatatttatatgtgaaaaaaaaaaaggggtggaCCGTATATTTTTCaggttatgcacacacacacacacacacacacacacacacacacacacacacacacacacacacacacacacacacacacacacacaccatacacaccaaatagcttactcattagttgtttagtttctttttgtttttttttgtttgtttttttgtttgtttttctcgtctttttgttttttgttttgttttgtcttgcttccactctgttttctgttgtgtggcttgtcgtgttgcatgtctctgtctgtctgtattgtttgttcgtgattgcaataaaaaaaaaaagatatttacaCAAATAAAGCTagatattaaataataaaactgaattataaaaaaaaaaaatttgagaaATCTTTCTTCCTCTGTTGACTGCACTGAATTATAATCTCTAATATATCTGTTCTATTCTAATATCTGATATGTGTTCTGTTGAACTCTATAAGTTTCAAAGTCGTAGCAGGACcagattaaatgctcaatacttctcattccaggtttgacacgAAAAGTAACTACACTATTTAGATTAaatgaacaacaagaacacaaccaaacacaactatCAATAACACTGTTAACATcagaacattaaaataaatcatgaaatcaatgtttaaatctcgaatatctcatcccaaactcccatgattcattgcgACACTACCATCATTGTTAAACTCTTCAAAGAGCCTGTTTCCTTTATGCTGTGACCAACACTAACCATGGTGAAGTGGTGTCCTTACCCTACCAGAACTAtgagaaataaattttactccccatgaaatgttgcttgtatcgaggtttttcatcctgctaacccaCTGTCCAACTTGTCCAGGCGTGCTGTGTGGCGAGAGGGTacttaaaattgtgaagtcagcgttgacaaaattaaattatccagccaagtttgttaagttataacaactggaattttgttttaaacccatcaacaaAGAATTTTGAGTTCAAATTGCAGgcaaaattaagttgatgtaattaggaacatttttatttattcataacttgaaaaGAATAAGTTTGAAACTTAGAAAGCTTTtcaaaatcaactaattacaattttttacttggatccatgtatGAAATCAAGTGGTGTTAAAAGCtcctctgagttactttttagagtgCACTATTGACTCACTGGGAAGGATGAGTTTATTTACACATTTGGACTGAGACAtgaggaggaaatgaggaagagaatgtttcatttttttgtctcgCGCTCCTCTGGTTgaagatctcctcctcctcctcctcctcctgaagcctCCAGCGCTGCTCCCGCTCTACCAGGGCCTCCTCGCCGTCCCGGGATGGTCGGAggtttctccctctctgctctcagctggacgacttgctgctgctggttttgaaatgttttcagccaCCTGCTTCTCCATTGTGTTCGAGTGAACCCTCATTCAGTCTCTCAGGACTTTCAGAGTATTTGGTGTTGCAGGACATTTCATTTATATTCCTGTATCAGCAGTCAGTGTGCTCATTCCTTCAGTTAAAACTACTGATCTGTTTGAAGTTTCTATAGAAACAGTTTGTCATGAAGGAACTGCTCAGTTTTTGTTAAgtcataaatattttattagatttttgttttactctatatctttattttattttgtttccagTGGATATGACAAGTTAGGATACATTAAGTACGTGGAAGTAGGACTGTTAATGTAGAACTTATACTTTTACTTTTAGTTAAGTATATATTTTGCTGCTGTTCTGTACTTTTCCTGAAGTGCTGAGGTTCTGAACTTCCTCCTCCACTGATTACAGTcgtgctgcacagcagcagcctttCAGCTTTCAACTAGAAGACTGGCCTTGAGCTCTCCCAGAAGGTCTTCAGTCTGGCTGTTTTCCAAAACTTCCTCCATGGGAGCTTGTGTGTTTCTAAAAAGCTGCGTTTCCAGCAGCTCCGAGCACCGCGGTCGTGTAAAGAAACACCGAAAACACAATGAAGGTTTGGAGTTCTCACTTGAAATCACTGCGAGCCCTAAGACTGTAAACGGGCCCTAACACTGTTATTTCCGTTTTTAATATGGGATCAAACTATCCCACTGAACAACATGTTAATTAACCTTTGACTGCATGTTGTTACATTTGGGTTGTAAATCAAAGACAGCAGGTGTCTTGTAGGTGAAATGTAAATCCAGAAAACGCAGAAATATCTGGGAAGACAATGCAAATCAGTGAAGGTctgagctccacacagaccTTATCACCACTTTGGGCACATGAACAGACTGATCTCTTGTGTTTGGTACATAACTTAGTGGGCCTGATGAGCTACATTCACATATATTTACATACAGTACAAACTAATACGGCGACAGATGTAGCTTTATGATGTAAAGTTGCATCTATAACTATTTAGCGTGCAGCATCTAATGTAGGAAAGCCTCTAAAAGAAACCTCAAACACAACATAACAGAAGGATTTTATGTTGTTTCGGGATGTTCTGAGATaacttcatttgaatttcatgtCTTAGTTACCGAGCAGCTGAAGAAATATCCAAATTAACTTTTGCCACCATGCAAATCTCTGTTTTCGGCCTGCTGATGGATGAATTCATGTTGCCTCAGCACGAGCTGGATCGTTACCGTGAAACGTTTGTGTCTTCCTCATTCTGCGAACAGCGCCCATGCCGTCATCCGTGTTCACCCAGATCACCAGTTTGTCTTTGGGGCTTCCGTTCATCTTGTAGAAGAACTCCAGGCACTGCAGCTTCCTCTTGGGGTACAGGATGCGGGACTCCAGCAGGGCGGACTCCTGAGGATTCCCCGACTTGGTGTCGAAGTGCATGAAGTACCCggcatctgaaaaacaaaccaacagtcAACTCCTCCAGTAGTTTGGAGAAACCTCCTTCTGAATCGCCCTTCACACCTCTGCACCGTCCCAGCAGCGTGTGGTCCTCCGAGGCCTCGCTGCTCTTGGTGTGGACCCAGTCGCCGTCGTCGGTGGAGGGCTGGATCATCCCGCAGATGTTCTCAAGCTCAAAGGCGCACTGATCCAGCAGCGTGAGC encodes:
- the LOC115401494 gene encoding meprin A subunit alpha-like, which translates into the protein MSQYDLINSTISLIGEIISSSTLEYGKEKVLGRWSFCKVTLCGKMVALKTVKETKSIADLKNEANFLKMMTDLGSVNFNMVQWIHFFMVSPHLYRGTVSLLLLNMVMERLLLLCGLLVLACSVAIPALPVVHEVYENGEDESPILNKGSKENLMEGDILIPGGRNALLDQRYRWKFPIPYILGDDLDLNAKGCVHQAFEMYRLKSCIDFKPYEGEKTFIKFEKRGGCYSYVGDQQVGQILSLGTGCDHKAVIEHELLHALGFYHEQSRTDRDDYVNIWLDQVEEGKEHNFNKYEDDFITDQNTAYDYESVMHYRPFSFNKNDSIPTITTKIPAFQNIIGQYLDFSEMDTFRLNRMYNCTAPLTLLDQCAFELENICGMIQPSTDDGDWVHTKSSEASEDHTLLGRCRDAGYFMHFDTKSGNPQESALLESRILYPKRKLQCLEFFYKMNGSPKDKLVIWVKTDDGTGAVRRMRKIQTFYADSDHTWKIAHVPLEVGVKFRYGFQAMRGEPSASGGGIYVDDVSLTETRCPNAVWRIQNFSKILETADNTTSLWSPRFYSPEGYGYGILVRPVSTYTDFTGKYTALYFHLASGENDAVLQWPAVNRQAALVVMDQDPDVTLRMSTARSLTTASLATSDGEFIWDDPSKVGTYDASCGCYRGESWGWRNFVKHFDLRRRNYLKNDDLIITVDFDDLTSLIKTEVPIQSEE